The DNA window agtCTTTCCTTCTTATCACAGTTAAAGCAGATTCGTATTTCAAACAAAGACTTCAACTTTCTTGATTTCCTCGATTATGTTTCACTCGATTCCGTTCAAAATGAAGTTAGTTAGCTTGTAATATGATACTTTAATCTAGTTGTCGAATTCATTTGATCCGATTCAATTGAAAACCTATTTTGTCTAATGGGTTAAATATTTGCATTAAGGATTACCGATATAATTTGAATTCttcgaatgaaatgaatttttattttcatttaacaaAGCATGATACAACGAAATTAAGAAATACTCGTCAAGCACTCCAAGAGAAATATTCTAGTATGTCCAAAAAGTGCAAGCCATTCGAAAGttgatttgaaacaaaaaaatttgttaattcaaatgtatcgtgtgtaaagaattttcttcaagTGTATCCTGCTTTCTGTACGAGAAATCGGTTTCGCATCAGATAAGAAATAAACGATCTGCAGTAGAAAAAAAGGTGGCGCAGAATGCGTAATATCGAAGTGCGATATTTGCATGTCGTATCGACACGGCAAACTGTGTGTGGCCTCTTTACTTCGCGATTGGTATCAAGGACACCATGATAGATTTAAAGTCTTGTATACAAGATCGCATACGCGTGTACgcttgttttaaaaataagaacaaCAGCAAAGGACCATACAATTCGTTCGGTCAACAGGTCTGCACACCTAACGGTATAAATCTGCGCGTATAATTCTACCTGTAGAAAGTATTCAAAGAGACTCTTTCGTAATCGctgtatacatacaattaAGGTATACCTGCGTGGTTTTCTTACACCCGCTTAAATGTCTTCGGGAACGATCGCTCATGTTGGCTGTAAGTAATTCATCTCTGAGGTAAGccgatttgtttttttttttttttttttctgcacatTTTCTGTTGGGAATATAATAACCCAACGAGAAAGAGAGGCTAATTATAAAGGTAGACTTAATACACAGACTGAGTCGACCCTCTAGACATTTGTTATTCTATGGCTTTCTTCTAGGCTAACTATAAAGATAGAGTTAAGGCACAGAGTGAATTAACCCTCTAGACATTTCTTATTCTATAGCCGTCTTCTAGGCTAACTATAAAGATATAATAGATTTAACACAGACTGAGTTTACCCTCTAGACGTTCGTTACTCTGTGGTCTTCTTCTAGGCTAACTATAAAGATAGACTTAAGGCAGACTGAGGTGACCCTCTAgacatttgttattttatgCTCTTCTTCTGGGCTAATTATAAAGATAGACTTAAAACACAGAGTGAGTTGACCCTCTAGATATTTATCATTCCATGGTCTTCTTTTCGATGGTTCTAAACCGCTACATTGTTGTAACCGACGCCATCAGTAAAGCTAAAATAAACGATACGCTAATTGTTTGAAGTTCTACGTCATGTTATATCGTaataaatacattataaaGGTTAAAATGTGCCACGAAATAAATCCTGTCCCATAATAATCTTCGTAACATTTTCAAACCCCACCGTTATTTATCATATttcatgtataaaaaatgtaggTTTTCAACTCCTCTTCCGTTTAGGTTTCTATTCGAAAAGCTAAATTCAGccaaatttcatatttcatgtCTGACCGTAGTTTTATTTACAATGTTTAACTGCAATACTTTTTTGGCGAAAGATCGAAAGCTCTTACATCGAACTTCATAATTTCTTGTTCTGTTTTAAGGTGTctagtgaaattttgaatcagTACtgagaaacggaaaaaaatcaaggcTTAATCAAACCTTGAACTTATCGGAAGATTCATTTGTTGAGTCTTACAATTTTCTGGGTTTTTCAAtgatacgtttttttttcactacaaGTCAGAATATTGTGTCTGTCTTATTTAAGACCAGAAGAAAGGCTTACGCTTACTCTCGACATTGAAGTACAATGCCGGAAATAAATTCAGAGCGATGCAGACAGGTTCGAGGATAGAAAGGCAGCTTGAAGATAACGGGCTTAAATTTCTAACTCCAAGAACCAGTTTGGATGGACTGCACGGTTGTTTTTACGCCTGCATAATACGGAGACGTGGGCAGCAGCACGTGCTACTGCTTAATAAAACCGAGCACGTAAAATGGCctagtaataaaaaatgtcgcTCTGTGCGTCGAAACATTTATTCTAAATCTCGAAAACACGAGGATTGCTGTAATTAGCGTCAGATTAATcagttgtaaaattaatttatggCCAATTTTGAGGCGTTGTAATGCACTTTGTgaggaaataataaaataccgCACGCGACTTGAATTGCTGATTAGAATCGACTCCACCAGCCGTTAGATAATGATACCTGTAACACGAGTCGTCTTATTTTTAAACGGTTGATGAAATAACCGAAAAGCATTAAAATCCTGATTCCAACTTATATTTCGGtattaaatttaaacttttcgttttaactttttttttttcaaacaccgAAAGTGGGGGAATTTCTCAAATTCCTTGGCACCCGTATTTAGGGTCAACGATTACAATGATTACGAAATATGGAGAGACGTAATGAATATCCGAGATTCGTTAGATTAAGTCACGCAATAGAAAAGTAATCTTCTTAAGTTCTTACGTGTGTaccttatacgtatatacacgtgtCTTACATAGCTCTGATATATCTACGAAATCTAAGCGAAACCCAATACTCATTGAGAAATAAAAGCTGCCGGCTTTGGTTCGGCTTCGTAAGTATAAGAACCGATGTCGTAGTATAAATATTGCATTTGTGATGGTGAAAAAACCGAGTCGGTATTATAATACCTGGTATTGCGATATCACGCCTATTCACGCAGCTGTCAGCAGATACTGGGAGTCAATGATTTCCTATTACGAGAAATATTAATCAcgttaatattctttttgtCCGTTGCTAAGCTTTCGTTTCTTCGATAAACGTAAAATTTTagcgttaaaaaataattgctcaGAAACGGAGAGAAAAGGAATTAAAATGGAATTATGAAAACTATGAAATTAAAGTATTCGCAGTTCATTTGAAACCAACTAATTGAcgtttgatcatttttcacgTTACTCTGCATACAAAGAAAACAACACATCGGATTTTAAATCTATCGAGTAATTTGCGACGGGTGAATCTTAAAATTCCACACCATTCTATTTAAAATTCTGCTACaaaagtgaaatttgtttcttcgttgtaaaataaaattcgatatctGTTCCAAGTAAGCTAAGTACTCGCACTGTgttcagaaaaattatattcatggaaaaataaaagcatAACAGAAATTCTGCTTAGTTGGATAAATAAGCGAAACATTTAGAATaattggtataaaattttcaactttaaattttcagcttgaaaatcgaaaggcttaaataataaaattacgaaTGTATTTCCTTATTCTTTCTTACACTTACGATACAAATTAGAAGTCACGTTATAAGATACATTTAAGTTCAAACGAGTCATTTTCTGCGTGCACAGAACTGCTCTATCGtctttaaaaaatatcctaACAAACATTCAGCGACGGCATTTCGTAAATTTGgcatatttttaaatcgacTCCGTCGTCCTAAATCATGAAAAATCGGGTGTCTACGTCTCATGGCGAAGGAAGATCGAACGCTGGTGGGAATCGCGTTGCGTGCGAGGCTTTTATACCGTTTTCTCAATTCGATCGGGGGGATCGGATCGGCTTCGACATTGCGCAACCCGGGTAGGATCCCCGGGGGGCAAAAAACCACGCCCCAGATTTtggcggggtcttcggccaGCCTAAGAGGTCACGTGGCCTCTGATCCACTTTTTCGTGCGTTCATGTAACTCACGGCTGAGAGAACTCAGAGAGAGACTCATTAGCCTGCAGAAATTGCGCAACGTAAGAGCGACTCGTTTATGAACCCGCCCGTTTCCCACCTGACGGATGATTCCATCCTCGTTTCTCGACGCTTTTCTCCCTCTTATTATTTCTCGGATTGCATGTGCAGGGTTTCCGTTTTACGCGGTGCATTTGCGTGCAGTTCAAAACCgtactcaatttttcttttttccaatttcgaTTCGCTTGGTGTGAATTAGTTTTGCGATGCGTGTACCCCAGTTTTTCTTATCCCAAGCTGAAATTCTTTCGTACGAACGTCGCCGCGCCTCGGTGTGCTGAATTAAtgcgaaaatgaaattacctCACCCCAAATTATACTCGACAGCCTGATTATTGTCGTCGAATTCGAAAAGTAATACCATTAATTATTCACAACAGCTGCGACACTCCGCCTTTCAATTTGCACCGAGTAACCGCATGCCGAAATAAATAAGCGAGCTACAATAAATTCAAAAGACACTTGGAATGTACAGaagaaagataataaataCAACGAATCGATTTTCCTTCTCTACGTTTTCAtctctttaaaaattttccgagtTATTACCGCGCTAAAATCAGTAAATACGCCttaaaataacaaacaatTAGATATAAAAGTCTGTAGGTATTATACGAACTTACTGAGATATTAAGATCAGGATTATTTGCTGTCCGTTCGtttgtaaaaaagaaagtaacTAGGATTTGCCACAACGTGACACGAATTAGTCTCGAACCAATGACTCCGGCTTTCCACGCTTACAGCTAGTAAGAATTTCATGATAAACTGGGGTGAAAATCAAAGAACAcgaatttaaaacttgtttacTAATTTATGAAACGTGTTTGTAATATTTGCATCATTtcagtttcttttcttcctttcctCCGTCTTCCTttgtcttttatttatttatttatttttttttatttttcttttttcacctgcAACTGATAAAGGATAAGAAACTGAAGTAGCAACTCCTCGTGAGAGTCGGCCAAGCGACACCCGGCTGCAAGTGGTCAAGCAAGTCCGGCTTGCATTATTCATGCTGACCTTCTCAGGGATTGCATAAATGTACAAATGCGCGTCTCGCATTGTTCgaggaagaaattttgaaataaaccaCTTACGAATGCGAGATTATACCTGCAGGAGTTGTTTACGAGGCTATAAAATTTCATGTAAGTATCTAggtatcattattatcaaacGATCCGAAATCTAGTTTCTAACCGGAGAAAACTTCCTCGGTGCGACTCGAATATTTCGTTCAAGTTTCCACTGTagcttcattttttacatccgtGAAAATTCGGTACTATTCGTTAGAACTTGTTGCCAGGGgtagaataaaatgaaatgcggttcgttttcttcttattttcggATCGATTCTTCTAGATTTACGCCTGTGATTACGGTGTGAGGCTTTCTATCTGATATTGCGTTTCGTTATTATGCTCATACAACTTATAGGTGCAAAATTTCGGCCGGGTATCGCCGGCGGCCAACCGGGCCTAGAGACTTCAAGTGAgaggagaaacaaaaattcaccgaATGCTGGGATAGATATATAAGCAAGAGGGAACATGACACACAGCATCAGTTTACCGACAAACACGATCTAAGCACAACTCCAGAAATGGCTTTCAAGGTGAGACAGGACTTTGGAATAACTCTTCCACTTCTGAAATTTAcacaattcaaaaaaaaagaaaaattcctacaatttttatgttgtCCAGGCTAAGCATTACGGCGTAAAATCAAAGTTCATCCTACTCATGAAAACTGATTTGGTTCAAAGAAAAACTCTAGTTTTTTAGAAGAGGTGGAATTAtgttttcttataaaattaaaatcttctTTTAACGAAGTGTGTGTTCAAGAAATTTGAACTTAGCGGGGGGATTCGATTATTTATACAGACTTGAACCGTGTTTTATAATGAATTTCAACACTGAAAAACAAATGTTTGTACTGAATTTCGTGAGGTTGGTGCTGCCAAATTTAGTATCTCCTCGTTAATTTGATTACGAGATGGTCGAAGGTTGAGAGTTTATCAATTCTATAGATTTGCAAGCTGCGACAAGTTTCCCGAAATTTGaagataaaattaaatatcgtaGTTGTAATTAAGAGTTTAGACATCAatattgtatttattcataaaaactgtcttatttttgcaaatttactgaaacagattttttttttggtgttaCTGAAATTATCATTGCTGTTATTTAATCGATATCAGgcaatttcgaaatattgaatacCTACTGATACCGATTCGATGAAATAAAGTGTCACCGTGGGATTGCAAAGAACAATCCTCTCAACAAAAGAAGCTATGGtgtgataaaattaaacaattctGTTAGAACTTTTTAGCCACTTACGAAGCgatctgaaatgaaaaatcgatttcgtTGACCGAGGCTTGATTTATAATCCTAGTATACATTTTCTTTGCAATTTTAAGGAAATCGTGGTAGCTCACAAGCAActatataatcaattttataaattctcaATGCGCGACTTGGATATATCTTACGCCATTCATGGCGACCCTTATAAAATTCTGTGTACACGTTGAATTTCTAACGAATGAATGATCCGTTTTCTGCTGAAATTtagcgcgcatgcgctacaatTCGAGAGCGGTTGTTTGCCAGGatgaccaaccgtcataagTTTAGACAACAGTTCGCTGCGATTTACTTAACCTCAAACATGTTCAACAGCTGTCGATGTCGAACGCAACTACCAGCGACAACTATCGACATTTTCGAGGTTACGTTCATGACGGTTGGTCGCCCTGTCAAACAACTGTTCTCGAATTaaagcgcatgcgcattaaattttagcaaGCGACGGGCCATTTAGTGGTTAGAAGTTCACCCTGTATATCAATACACGATTTTCAAACTCTTCAATTACTCGATTTGCGACTAAACTCCGGCATTGAACAAGCCTGGAATAAAAACCCATCTTTGCCACTCGGTACACTCTGTTACTTGAAAATGAGTATTTACGTAGATAAAATCACATCCGCGGTACCATTTGTCGCCATAGCGATAACGAATATTGCCACAACCGGATCAAACAATGGCCAGAACTAAGGTGATCAAAACCGGTCTATCCACTCTGTCACGTGAGCTAAGAAGTAACCGACTCTCGACATATAGAGTCCAACGAAGTGACCTCATCAACGAAATTAAATGATTCCCACACttcttgaaataaaaaccTAATCTTTGTTTCAGCTCATCGCCTTCGCCGCCCTCGTGGCCGTCGCTAGCGCCGGAGTCATCGCTCCCGCCCCCGTGGCCTACCACGCCGCCCCCGCCTACGGCTACGCCGCCCCCATCGCCAAGGCCGTTGACGCCGACTACGACCCCAACCCCCAGTACAGCTACTCCTACGACGTCCACGACACCTTGACCGGAGACGCCAAGAGCCAGCAGGAAACCCGCAACGGAGACTCCGTCGAGGGCAGTTACTCCCTGATCGAGGCTGACGGAACCCGTCGCATCGTCCACTACACAGCCGACCCCCACAACGGATTCAACGCCGTCGTCGAGAAGGAACCTGCCGGCCACGGACACGTCGTCCCCAAATACGCACCAGCCCCCGTCAAGATCGCCGCCCCCGCCGCCCACGTAAGCTACGCTGCCCCCGCTCACGGATACTACCACTGATATGTTTAGTTTAGGAAACCTGAATAgtgcttttattttataatttcctGTAAATAAACCTTATTTACCAATTAACGGTACGGTGTCGTAAAAGGTTATTTTGTCCTCTCCCTGAAACTGTGTACTCGTATTTGAAATCAACGATTCGCACAGGTATGCGACGAAAAAgtgcacagattttttttgtactgtTTATTATAGATTTTTACTTACTATGAAACCGGGAAAtgtaatcaaaaaattacaccGCGGCAGGTTTTGATCTCGTGTTTCGTAGTTTCATTTAGAGTGAAACTCCCATTCAACCCGAAAACCGGAATCCGATTCTTGATTCTGAAAATCTTGtgcaaaagtgattttttacttctatttTATATGTATTAGAGTGAGACTTAGGAATAAATGGAAACAGACAAACAGAAATTGGAAAGCGGAAGCATGAAAAGACTCCATAAACGAAAAGGATGAACACGGAATTTTAAGAACATTTCACGAAGgaattgtttattcaatattataagaaatatCATTTAGTTCATTGTAACGAAATGGTGGTTTTTTCGTTATTGCtacgctttttttttgtgcaaaCACCCTGTATTTTGCAAGAATACTCTACGTGATGCAGGGAAATggaagtcatttttgaattcagCACACTCGAAAACTAATATTGATCAAAAACATCACATGTAgctgaaatataataaaatatttttttgcagacctgtgttaTTATCATTGTAAGTGGCATTGGTGTCGgaataggtataaaaaaatttcttcacgtcGTTGTAACGACGAATGATAACGTGACAATTTTATCGAGGCAAATTGTCAATTCTTCAGAATTTGGCGAATGATTGAACATAAGTAGGCTTTAGAGTCTGATtggaaatttatcaaatcgttatattcgtaagctacgaaaatttcattaaaaatataatacagaaaaacaaaatactgGGATCATACATAAAGGCTTAAATACCAAtacttcatttttcactgcttcaaaatggttaaaaatttagTAGATTCACACTTTACGATCACTCATTTTACCCAGAATTTTCTAACATTTATCAAAGCtgttttctaaaaatttaattcgacAACGTGGCATCGATATTACAGATCATGATCAAGGAATAACAATGTCAATAcgaatattaaaaacaaaatctgtcttaataaatttgtagaaaatcgtctcttgaataaaatgagccattGCAGAGTGAGATCTAACGAATTTACCCTATTCtcaaaaaaacaatttcgaagcgatttaaaataatttaaaacaaaagcATCTAAAGCTTTTATTCATGATTCCgatatttactatttttgtATTCTCAAAGAGATTTTCTTTGCTAGGAGtacaatattttgataaatccTCAATGTATGACCACCacgcaataaaattaataaaaaagtatcaattttgGCCAACCAACCTCCCAATTAATGACCCGTGATACGTGACTGCGTTGCTCGCCGTGAACTGGTTCACAATTATCCTACAGACCGAGTTCTGTCAGGCTTACGTTATACCCATACATACCTACCGGTTCAATTAACTGCCCGTGTTCTCCCAAATTTAACGATCTCCTCGCAGAAAATTGGCACACTGCACCACATGCAACTTGTCGTACATACCGAGAGCCGACGCCCAATCGGCCAAGGTCCGTATTTACCTTTTGCTTTTTCCAGACGTCGATATATCTTctcgagaagaaaaagatacCTGTACTTAAATGCCCGTTTTGCGAGATGTTGCATCCTCGGAAacccttcttttttctttttcatcggTCGAATCGAGAGGCCAAGTCcttcgttttgtttttgttgCCACGCATCCTTAATTTCCACACTACAAAAAAGTATCAAGATTTATGACTTGATATTCAAGCTGctaaaaaactttcaaacgAATTCGACAGATTTATACACGATAGTGGATACAgccaaatttttaaagaattaaataagatttaaacaaataaacctggaggacaaaaatttttcattaaataatCGATCATTTTTACATAGCATGTATTCGATCAGTTTCCTTGAGAATATTTAAGCTTCATTATTagtttcgattaaaaaaatctcttaATTACCATGTTCTGCAATGAAACCTGCTGCTATTTTATCTCTGTAGCAACTGATTAAAGACGAAACGAAATATCCAGTTGCTTCCAGGGCTTCATTTTTCTTGCGCAGTGTAAAACTTGACCGCAAACTGGCCTGCGAATAACCTTTACCGATCCATCAAGATATTAAAACGACTCACAGGATGTTGCACTACAGTTTTCGAAATAGGATGTTGCTCACGAATTATCAGACGCGAAGTACACTCAGCTTTCGAATGAACGtgattcgattttcaattaatcttTCAGCCCAATTACTCTAGCCTCAGCGGTAAAGATCGACGAAGCTTACTTCGCAGTAATTCATCGTTACGTAAAGTGTAATAAGTCTGACAATGCACGGTGATTTTTCACTCTTAATTCTGCTCCACAAGTCGATCCAATACGCCAGCGATGAGGaggtacacacacacacacacacacacgcaacAATTTCGGCTTGACGCAAGAATAATAACGGCAGTTATTGTCGTAACATTCGCCTTTTACGCGCCTCTATTATAGTAACATAATATCACGATTTACATAAGCACAATTGAACGGCATGGTCGAGGCTCAGAGACTTCGTTTATTCGTCTTCTTCGGTCAGGTTGGAGAGCATTCGACTAGGTAGGCGGTTCCAGTTTCGTAAATCGTTCTCTCTTCATCTTGGAT is part of the Neodiprion virginianus isolate iyNeoVirg1 chromosome 5, iyNeoVirg1.1, whole genome shotgun sequence genome and encodes:
- the LOC124305987 gene encoding larval cuticle protein A2B-like; the protein is MAFKLIAFAALVAVASAGVIAPAPVAYHAAPAYGYAAPIAKAVDADYDPNPQYSYSYDVHDTLTGDAKSQQETRNGDSVEGSYSLIEADGTRRIVHYTADPHNGFNAVVEKEPAGHGHVVPKYAPAPVKIAAPAAHVSYAAPAHGYYH